The Deinococcus apachensis DSM 19763 genome has a segment encoding these proteins:
- the rsr gene encoding RNA-binding protein Rsr, which produces MKNYLKAISTKHATQRERLPGRRDQVRNHAGGFVFEVSEETRFLRFLILGTEGGTFYADERAQTKLETEFVQLFAVVHGLRAVELIVDVAERNRAPKPGPSLLALAAVAKLGDLEARKAAWNALPRVARTGTHLFHFLAFVQEFGGWGRLTREGVANLYLNAPVERLALWAVKYKARDGWTHADALRLAHPKTEDVRRNAVFKFMVDGVMGEGEATDEALRLIRGHLLALRATTDTDAAALMREYRLPIEAVPTHVRGAEVYRTALETNGLTWTLRNLGNLARVGLLVPGQWDVISRVVERVTNGEGLRKGRIHPVDVLKALLVYRTGRGVRGSGEWKVVPQVVDALDRAFALAFGAVEPANKRFVLGLDVSGSMDAGLVAGVPGLTPRLGTAAMSLVTARTEPRYTALAFSAGSGGYGGQWGGGEPGLTPLTFSARTRLDDAVDTMRRVPMGGTDCALPMLWAARNKVEADVFVVYTDNETWAGQVQPVVALREYREKMGIPARLIVVGMTATRFTIADPTDAGMLDLVGFDTAAPQVMTEFAAGRF; this is translated from the coding sequence ATGAAGAACTACCTCAAGGCGATTTCAACGAAGCACGCCACCCAGCGCGAGCGCCTCCCCGGGCGGCGCGATCAGGTCCGCAACCACGCGGGCGGCTTCGTGTTCGAGGTGAGCGAGGAGACCCGTTTCCTGCGCTTCCTGATCCTCGGCACCGAAGGCGGCACGTTCTACGCGGACGAGCGGGCGCAGACGAAGTTGGAGACGGAATTCGTTCAGCTTTTCGCCGTCGTGCACGGCTTGCGCGCCGTGGAGCTGATCGTGGACGTGGCGGAGCGGAACCGCGCCCCCAAGCCGGGCCCCTCGCTGCTCGCGCTCGCGGCGGTTGCCAAGCTGGGCGATCTGGAGGCCCGCAAGGCCGCCTGGAACGCACTGCCCCGGGTGGCGCGCACGGGCACGCACCTCTTCCACTTCCTCGCCTTCGTGCAGGAGTTCGGGGGCTGGGGTCGCCTGACCCGCGAGGGTGTGGCGAACCTGTACCTGAACGCCCCGGTGGAGCGGCTGGCACTGTGGGCCGTGAAATACAAGGCCCGCGACGGCTGGACCCACGCCGACGCCCTGCGCCTCGCGCACCCCAAGACGGAGGACGTGCGCCGCAACGCGGTCTTCAAGTTCATGGTGGACGGCGTGATGGGCGAAGGTGAGGCGACCGACGAGGCGCTGCGCCTGATCCGGGGTCACCTGCTGGCCCTGAGGGCGACGACCGACACGGACGCCGCGGCCCTGATGCGCGAGTACCGCCTGCCCATCGAGGCCGTGCCCACCCATGTGCGCGGCGCGGAGGTCTACCGCACGGCGCTGGAGACGAACGGCCTGACCTGGACCCTGCGCAACCTCGGCAACCTCGCCCGGGTCGGCCTGCTCGTGCCCGGCCAGTGGGACGTGATCTCGCGGGTCGTGGAGCGGGTGACGAATGGGGAGGGGCTGCGGAAGGGCCGCATCCACCCCGTCGACGTGCTCAAGGCCCTGCTGGTCTACCGCACGGGTCGCGGCGTGCGGGGCAGCGGCGAGTGGAAGGTCGTCCCGCAGGTCGTGGACGCGCTCGACCGGGCGTTCGCGCTCGCCTTCGGGGCGGTGGAGCCCGCGAACAAGCGCTTCGTGCTGGGCCTCGACGTGTCGGGCTCGATGGACGCGGGGCTGGTGGCGGGTGTGCCCGGTCTGACCCCGCGCCTGGGTACGGCGGCGATGAGCCTGGTGACGGCGCGCACCGAGCCGCGGTACACGGCCCTGGCGTTCTCGGCGGGCTCGGGGGGCTACGGCGGGCAGTGGGGCGGGGGCGAGCCCGGCCTGACGCCCCTGACCTTCTCGGCCCGCACCCGGCTCGACGACGCGGTGGACACCATGCGCCGTGTGCCGATGGGCGGTACCGACTGCGCCCTGCCGATGCTCTGGGCGGCGCGCAACAAGGTCGAGGCCGACGTGTTCGTGGTCTACACGGACAACGAAACGTGGGCGGGCCAAGTCCAGCCGGTCGTCGCGCTGCGCGAGTACCGCGAGAAGATGGGCATTCCCGCGCGCCTGATCGTGGTCGGCATGACCGCCACGCGCTTCACCATCGCCGACCCCACCGACGCGGGCATGCTCGACCTCGTGGGCTTCGACACGGCGGCCCCGCAGGTTATGACGGAGTTCGCGGCGGGCCGGTTCTGA
- a CDS encoding M42 family metallopeptidase has protein sequence MSAAENAVIAHLRHLVGLTGPSGSEEDIVRAVFRAASGLADRVEVDAFGNVIAVRQATEDARRLILAAHLDEVGFRVRQIGPGGFLRLEKVGGTDDRILPAQRVWVRTEKDRLLGVIGTKSAHLLTDADRGRVVPYPELYVDIGARSADEAAGMGVRVGDPVGFVGDLAELGRDSGRYTGHALDDRAGCAVLLALLERYRDEPPPVTLIVAFTVQEEVGLRGATAVARAHEADVALALDMTAADDTPEVNGGHLRLGQGPTIKVMDFSTLSHPAVRRGLLAAAQEGGIDVQHELLRGIGTDAGALQHTGKGIPAGAVSVANRYTHSPVEVLDERDLEGALELLHQFVRLLPDLDLRFMVLEE, from the coding sequence ATGTCAGCTGCCGAGAACGCCGTCATCGCCCACCTGCGCCACCTCGTCGGCCTCACCGGCCCCAGCGGCTCCGAGGAGGACATCGTGCGCGCCGTGTTCCGCGCCGCCTCCGGGCTGGCCGACCGGGTGGAGGTGGACGCTTTCGGCAACGTGATCGCCGTTCGTCAGGCGACAGAGGACGCCCGGCGCCTGATCCTCGCCGCCCACTTGGACGAGGTGGGGTTCCGGGTGCGGCAGATCGGGCCAGGCGGTTTCCTGCGGCTGGAAAAGGTCGGCGGGACGGACGACCGCATCCTGCCCGCCCAGCGCGTGTGGGTCCGCACGGAGAAGGACCGGCTGCTGGGTGTGATCGGCACGAAAAGCGCCCACCTCCTGACCGACGCCGACCGCGGGCGGGTCGTGCCGTACCCGGAGCTGTACGTGGACATTGGGGCGCGCAGCGCGGACGAGGCCGCGGGCATGGGCGTGCGCGTCGGGGACCCGGTGGGCTTCGTCGGCGACCTCGCGGAGCTGGGGCGGGACAGCGGGCGCTACACCGGGCACGCGCTGGACGACCGGGCCGGGTGCGCCGTTCTGCTCGCCCTGCTGGAGCGCTACCGCGACGAGCCGCCCCCTGTCACCCTGATCGTCGCCTTCACTGTGCAGGAGGAGGTAGGTCTGCGGGGCGCCACGGCCGTTGCCCGCGCCCATGAGGCGGACGTGGCCCTCGCGCTCGACATGACGGCCGCCGACGACACGCCGGAAGTGAATGGCGGGCATCTGCGGCTGGGACAGGGCCCCACGATCAAGGTGATGGACTTCTCGACGCTGTCGCACCCCGCCGTGCGCCGCGGTCTGCTCGCCGCCGCGCAGGAGGGAGGAATCGACGTTCAACACGAACTCCTGCGGGGCATCGGCACGGACGCCGGGGCGTTGCAGCACACGGGCAAGGGGATTCCGGCGGGCGCCGTGTCCGTTGCCAACCGCTACACCCATAGCCCGGTCGAGGTGCTGGACGAACGCGACCTGGAGGGGGCACTGGAGTTGCTGCATCAGTTCGTGCGGTTGCTGCCCGATCTCGACCTGCGATTTATGGTGTTGGAGGAGTAG
- a CDS encoding extracellular catalytic domain type 1 short-chain-length polyhydroxyalkanoate depolymerase: MRTLMTLTLTLGALLSACGQRAVQPAALEPMTAKAATLGYWVTATATTWDGQRTYKLWVPNGYSRTQALPLVLMLHGCTQNPDDFAAGTRMNTLANAQKFLVIYPDQPSSANANKCWNWFEPGSQRRGAGEPALLAEVVRSVKAAYSVKGNRVYVAGVSAGGAMAVVIGATSPDVFAAVGVDAGLEYQAGTDLPTALLAQAQGGPDPDRQGAAAYSTMGAYRSRVPVIVFHGTSDLTVAPVNAGQVIRQWIQTNDLVDDGRDNDSLNRLLVREQPGTVPGGRSYVRTTFTDAKGRTVFEKWMVTGMSHAWSGGSKDRSYTDPTGPDASGQMWRFFSQWTQGD; the protein is encoded by the coding sequence ATGCGAACTCTCATGACGTTGACGCTCACGCTCGGCGCGCTCCTGTCAGCCTGTGGACAGCGTGCCGTCCAGCCCGCCGCCCTTGAACCCATGACGGCCAAGGCCGCGACGCTGGGGTATTGGGTCACGGCCACCGCCACTACCTGGGACGGGCAGCGGACCTACAAGCTGTGGGTGCCCAACGGGTACTCGCGGACCCAGGCCCTCCCCCTCGTGCTCATGCTGCACGGCTGCACCCAGAACCCGGATGATTTTGCGGCCGGAACGCGCATGAACACTCTGGCAAATGCACAGAAGTTTCTGGTCATCTATCCCGACCAGCCCAGCAGCGCCAACGCCAATAAGTGCTGGAACTGGTTCGAGCCGGGCAGCCAGCGGCGCGGCGCGGGGGAACCGGCTCTGCTTGCCGAGGTCGTGCGCTCGGTGAAGGCGGCCTACAGCGTGAAGGGGAACCGCGTGTACGTGGCGGGCGTCTCGGCGGGAGGGGCGATGGCGGTCGTGATAGGTGCCACGTCCCCGGACGTGTTCGCGGCGGTGGGTGTGGACGCCGGGCTGGAGTACCAGGCCGGGACGGACCTGCCCACGGCCCTGCTCGCCCAGGCGCAGGGAGGCCCCGACCCCGACCGGCAGGGAGCGGCGGCCTACTCGACGATGGGGGCGTACCGGAGCCGCGTCCCCGTCATCGTCTTCCACGGCACGAGCGACCTGACGGTTGCCCCGGTCAATGCGGGTCAGGTGATCCGGCAGTGGATTCAGACGAACGACCTTGTGGACGACGGGAGGGACAATGATTCGCTGAACAGGCTCCTCGTGCGCGAGCAGCCGGGAACTGTTCCGGGTGGGCGGAGCTACGTGCGGACGACCTTCACCGACGCTAAGGGCCGGACCGTTTTCGAGAAGTGGATGGTGACGGGCATGAGTCACGCCTGGTCGGGCGGCAGCAAAGACAGGTCGTACACGGACCCCACCGGGCCGGACGCCTCGGGGCAGATGTGGCGCTTTTTCTCCCAGTGGACGCAGGGGGATTGA